The genomic interval TGGTACCGCACCGCGCATCCTTGGGCGGTAAAGTCCAGCAGCAAGTGTGTCGCTCGCGAGTGAATGCCGTGGGACACTTGTCCGGCCGCGATGGCAAATCCGATGCCCTGACGGGCGTTGATCAACAACGCCTGCACTTGAGTGTTGTCGCTCAGCTTGGGAGTGAATTCGACCGGCGGAACGGTTTGCCAAAGTTGAGTGGGTTGTGGTTGTTCGGCCATCGTGGCGTTGGTGACGTTGGTTGAGAGAGTGTTGTTTCAGTGGACGGTAATTGTGTCGCGTTTGGACGGGGAGACCAACGACGCGACCTGAAAAATAATGATCAAAGAATCCCGGGGGCTTTGACGTCGATTCCTTTGAGCGCCATTTTCAGAGCGTCTTTGTTCGGAGCAACGGCAAAAGCGGTGGGGCGGTCGATCAGTTCGTCATCGATTAGTTTTTTCAGGCTCATCGTAAAGTCTTGCATGCCGTCTTCGGCACCGATTCGGATCGCGTCTGGCAATTTTTCGTCTTTGCCTTCCAGGACCAGTTTTCGGACCGTCGGATTGAACGTCATGACTTCGCAAGTCGGCACGCGAGAAACACCGGGCTTGATGCTACGCAAAAGTTTCTGCGCCACGATGCCTTTCATATTGAACGCGATCGCGGAACGGATCGCGTTGTGCATTTCCTCGGGGAACAAGTCCAAAATACGTCCGATGGTCGTCGATGCGCTGGCCGCGTGGATGGTTCCGAACACAAGGTGTCCGGTTTCCGCTGCGTGGATCGCCGTCATGAAGGTTTCTTCGTCTCGAAGCTCGCCAACCAGGATGATGTCGGGGTCTTCCCGCACGGCGTGTTTCATCCCGATCGAAAAGTCCTTGACGTCCTGACCCATTTCACGCTGATTGATCAGACACTTGTCCTCCGTGAAAAGGAATTCGATCGGGTCTTCCAGGGTCAAGATGTGTTTGCGGTAGATCGAGTTGATGTAGTTGAGCATCGAACCGATGGTGGTACTCTTGCCCGAACCGGTCACTCCCGCCAACAACACCATGCCCTGATCGTAGTGGCACAAGGCTTCGATCGAGTCGGGCAGGAACAGACCGCGGAAATCGGGAATCCAGTTGCTGATCCGGCGAGCGACCAAGCCGATGTTGCCGAGCGATTTGAGCATGTTGACACGGAATCGCCAGCGAGTGCCGTCGACGTCGCAGGTGTGCGAGAAGTCAGCCCCGCCTTCCTCCTCAAAAATCAGCAGGTTTCGCTCGTCCATCATCGGAATCAACAGACGGACCATTTCTTCCATGTCGATAGGGCCACGGTTGAGCGGTTTGAGATCGCCGCCGACACGGACGATCGGGGGCTGGCCGACTTTGAGGTGCAAGTCGGAGCCCTCCAGCTTGACCAACGCGCGAAAGATCTTGTCGACCTCCAGCTCCTTCTTTTCCTTCAGCAAGGACGCCTTGAGTCGAGCTGCAACGGCTTCCGCGGAATTGTCGGCATGTCGTGATGCCTGAGGAGCTGCTTTACCGCTTTTGTGTGCCATATCGTTGGTGGATTTGAGTCAGAGAAAAGAGA from Stieleria varia carries:
- a CDS encoding type IV pilus twitching motility protein PilT produces the protein MAHKSGKAAPQASRHADNSAEAVAARLKASLLKEKKELEVDKIFRALVKLEGSDLHLKVGQPPIVRVGGDLKPLNRGPIDMEEMVRLLIPMMDERNLLIFEEEGGADFSHTCDVDGTRWRFRVNMLKSLGNIGLVARRISNWIPDFRGLFLPDSIEALCHYDQGMVLLAGVTGSGKSTTIGSMLNYINSIYRKHILTLEDPIEFLFTEDKCLINQREMGQDVKDFSIGMKHAVREDPDIILVGELRDEETFMTAIHAAETGHLVFGTIHAASASTTIGRILDLFPEEMHNAIRSAIAFNMKGIVAQKLLRSIKPGVSRVPTCEVMTFNPTVRKLVLEGKDEKLPDAIRIGAEDGMQDFTMSLKKLIDDELIDRPTAFAVAPNKDALKMALKGIDVKAPGIL